Proteins encoded in a region of the Cataglyphis hispanica isolate Lineage 1 chromosome 14, ULB_Chis1_1.0, whole genome shotgun sequence genome:
- the LOC126854340 gene encoding N-acetylglucosamine-6-phosphate deacetylase isoform X2, producing MPILRNSRIQTEDLWVRDGRIMNPERIFYDEKIKPDVRIDCGGALISPGYIDVQINGGFGIDFSFNVDNVEEGIDKVAKGLLTHGVTSFCPTLVTSPSEVYHKVLPRIKKRNGGSHGASVLGVHIEGPFISPNKKGAHPERYIKKFDQGFKSVIDMYGDLDNVCLFTLAPEIPNAILVIEELCRRNIKVSLGHSIANLNEGEEAVKHGASFITHLFNAMLPFHHRDPGLVGLLTSDKIPPGRIVHFGIISDGIHTHPAALRIAHRTHPEGLVLVTDAISALGLEEGIHQLGQFKIEIRKGCAYIAGTDTMCGSITEMSKCVRHFKDATDCTIVEALEAATLHPARSLGIDSYKGILNFGADADFILLDEKLELLSTWISGECVYEKIPGSTKQLEA from the exons ATGCC AATCCTGCGCAACAGCAGAATTCAGACGGAGGATTTATGGGTGCGTGATGGAAGGATTATGAATCCGGAGAGGATCTTTTACGATGAAAAGATCAAGCCAGATGTTAGGATAGATTGCGGCGGCGCTCTAATTTCACCGGGATACATAGATGTACAGATCAAcg gAGGATTTGGCATAGACTTCTCTTTCAATGTTGACAATGTGGAAGAGGGCATTGATAAAGTAGCAAAGGGATTGCTAACACATGGAGTAACATCTTTTTGTCCTACTTTGGTAACATCTCCAAGTGAGGTATATCACAAAGTATTaccaagaataaaaaaacgaaatgGTGGTAGCCATGGTGCTTCTGTACTGGGTGTTCATATAGAAGGGCCATTTATTAGCCCAAATAAAAAAGGTGCTCATCCAGagcgttatattaaaaaatttgatcag GGATTTAAATCAGTTATTGATATGTATGGAGATCTAGACAATGtatgtttatttacattagCACCTGAAATTCCAAATGCCATACTTGTTATTGAAGAGTTATGTAGAAGAAATATCAAAGTATCTCTTG gACATTCCATAGCGAATTTAAATGAAGGAGAAGAGGCAGTTAAACATGGAGCATCATTTATTACTCATTTGTTCAATGCTATGTTACCt tttCATCATAGAGATCCAGGATTAGTTGGTCTTTTAACGTCCGATAAAATTCCACCTGGAAGAATTGTTCATTTTGGCATAATCTCCGATGGCATTCACACTCATCCGGCGGCGTTGCGGATCGCTCATAGAACGCATCCGGAAG GTCTTGTACTTGTAACAGACGCGATATCAGCGTTGGGTTTGGAGGAGGGAATCCATCAGCTAGGACAATTCAAGATAGAGATACGTAAAGGATGCGCTTATATCGCTGGAACGGATACTATGTGTGGTAGCATAACCGAGATGTCCAAATGTGTGAGACACTTTAAAGACGCTACag ATTGCACAATAGTTGAAGCCTTGGAAGCGGCGACTTTGCATCCCGCGAGAAGCCTCGGTATCGATTCTTACAAAGGTATTCTTAATTTTGGAGCCGATGccgattttatattactagACGAAAAGTTGGAGCTCCTATCGACATGGATTTCGGGAGAATGCGTTTATGAGAAGATTCCTGGTAGTACAAAACAACTGGAAGCGTAA
- the LOC126854340 gene encoding N-acetylglucosamine-6-phosphate deacetylase isoform X1, with protein sequence MLRRDMGVLKQFCNCRILRNSRIQTEDLWVRDGRIMNPERIFYDEKIKPDVRIDCGGALISPGYIDVQINGGFGIDFSFNVDNVEEGIDKVAKGLLTHGVTSFCPTLVTSPSEVYHKVLPRIKKRNGGSHGASVLGVHIEGPFISPNKKGAHPERYIKKFDQGFKSVIDMYGDLDNVCLFTLAPEIPNAILVIEELCRRNIKVSLGHSIANLNEGEEAVKHGASFITHLFNAMLPFHHRDPGLVGLLTSDKIPPGRIVHFGIISDGIHTHPAALRIAHRTHPEGLVLVTDAISALGLEEGIHQLGQFKIEIRKGCAYIAGTDTMCGSITEMSKCVRHFKDATDCTIVEALEAATLHPARSLGIDSYKGILNFGADADFILLDEKLELLSTWISGECVYEKIPGSTKQLEA encoded by the exons ATGCTGCGACGCGATATGGGGGTCCTAAAGCAATTCTGTAACTGCAGAATCCTGCGCAACAGCAGAATTCAGACGGAGGATTTATGGGTGCGTGATGGAAGGATTATGAATCCGGAGAGGATCTTTTACGATGAAAAGATCAAGCCAGATGTTAGGATAGATTGCGGCGGCGCTCTAATTTCACCGGGATACATAGATGTACAGATCAAcg gAGGATTTGGCATAGACTTCTCTTTCAATGTTGACAATGTGGAAGAGGGCATTGATAAAGTAGCAAAGGGATTGCTAACACATGGAGTAACATCTTTTTGTCCTACTTTGGTAACATCTCCAAGTGAGGTATATCACAAAGTATTaccaagaataaaaaaacgaaatgGTGGTAGCCATGGTGCTTCTGTACTGGGTGTTCATATAGAAGGGCCATTTATTAGCCCAAATAAAAAAGGTGCTCATCCAGagcgttatattaaaaaatttgatcag GGATTTAAATCAGTTATTGATATGTATGGAGATCTAGACAATGtatgtttatttacattagCACCTGAAATTCCAAATGCCATACTTGTTATTGAAGAGTTATGTAGAAGAAATATCAAAGTATCTCTTG gACATTCCATAGCGAATTTAAATGAAGGAGAAGAGGCAGTTAAACATGGAGCATCATTTATTACTCATTTGTTCAATGCTATGTTACCt tttCATCATAGAGATCCAGGATTAGTTGGTCTTTTAACGTCCGATAAAATTCCACCTGGAAGAATTGTTCATTTTGGCATAATCTCCGATGGCATTCACACTCATCCGGCGGCGTTGCGGATCGCTCATAGAACGCATCCGGAAG GTCTTGTACTTGTAACAGACGCGATATCAGCGTTGGGTTTGGAGGAGGGAATCCATCAGCTAGGACAATTCAAGATAGAGATACGTAAAGGATGCGCTTATATCGCTGGAACGGATACTATGTGTGGTAGCATAACCGAGATGTCCAAATGTGTGAGACACTTTAAAGACGCTACag ATTGCACAATAGTTGAAGCCTTGGAAGCGGCGACTTTGCATCCCGCGAGAAGCCTCGGTATCGATTCTTACAAAGGTATTCTTAATTTTGGAGCCGATGccgattttatattactagACGAAAAGTTGGAGCTCCTATCGACATGGATTTCGGGAGAATGCGTTTATGAGAAGATTCCTGGTAGTACAAAACAACTGGAAGCGTAA